One region of Quercus lobata isolate SW786 chromosome 2, ValleyOak3.0 Primary Assembly, whole genome shotgun sequence genomic DNA includes:
- the LOC115975418 gene encoding FHA domain-containing protein PS1 isoform X3, with protein sequence MADKKEPEMKIPVFTVLKNGAILKNIFIVNTPPSPTSISQDYEETLVVGRHPDCNITLTHPSISRFHLQFHSNPSIQHLSLIDLSSVHGTWVSDKKVEPGVRVELKEGDTVRVGGSSRVYRLHWIPLSCAYDSENPFVPPAFEDKEDENAEDIYQDENSLSVENRKNESQDLSLVELESLCFNEKLELIAKKEIPSAPPLPENMVFDEMEGNESLSRIDHELKEIFGLWSGPLEPRAELVNLSFPVGGEVISENENRQLEEESMSSKPHSVTEVLSERDAPESSLISSEQEFELSVNRGSPIYVHDEDEMHSVAEVPKETENISLGKDRSYWSGPLMMENLSLPVEEIPVVTNNQQVNEENQTPQSVLALQSPSNGGVEENGTTEQEMNFLLSLEYASSDEEGNPEAELLEETKNHSVSRKSNEVMEISGLYSVPIAIESADSSLFAGEILVTVLSEFTENKESQSPQSVVNAAGLSEVKISESAPLQSEEKLNSRSIWSRRGKAASVPLIQTGESRSEIIMAGIDAEVGTHNRENTENKSISKALFTGLDEEEEIFTPNKENFTPNTLLVKSLKKNSRVEEIKHSKALFTGSDEEEEIFTPNKENFTPNTLLVNSLKKNSRVEEIKHSKALFTGSDEEEEIFTPDKENFSPNTLLVKSLKKKVTVEETKHYKSCRSSSSKVTFSPGIHPEEDTTASLDKQNHTPKVLQERKSARPTSRNRVRLEQGIKRRSDRVPFQSLLGKSTGKSRSEASVPDTAMGSCNSVTSTQTMVKKVTNISSNNSNGEAGRNWNMIVDTAALLNKESRKTLHLLQGLKGTHLIIPRMVLRELDCLKRRGSLFRRRTEASLVLEWIEECMVKTKCWMHVQNSIEEARAIAPTPPATPQSCFSQGTMGFSCGKPSSMPFSNHWNLTEIVSPTEDDHILDCALLYRKMKNDGRLVLLSDDVTLKIKAMAEGLICETAQEFRESLVNPFSDRFLWADSSPRGLTWSYKDDIVLREQYYRCPLKKSAKGESAKGLKLILHHNSHYGQIYSVR encoded by the exons ATGGCTGACAAGAAAGAACCAGAAATGAAAATCCCAGTTTTCACAGTTCTTAAAAACGGTGCCATCCTCAAGAACATCTTCATTGTCAACACACCTCCATCACCAACCTCCATTTCCCAAGATTACGAAGAAACCTTAGTTGTTGGACGACACCCAGATTGCAATATCACCTTAACTCACCCCAGCATCAGCAGATTCCACCTCCAATTCCATTCAAACCCTTCAATCCAGCACCTTTCTCTCATTGACTTATCTTCAG TGCATGGGACATGGGTTTCTGACAAGAAGGTGGAGCCAGGTGTGCGCGTGGAGCTCAAGGAAGGTGACACTGTGAGGGTTGGTGGCTCCAGCAGAGTCTATAGGCTGCATTGGATTCCTTTGAGCTGCGCTTATGATTCCGAAAACCCATTTGTGCCACCGGCATTTGAAGACAAAGAAGACGAAAATGCGGAGGACATTTATCAG GATGAGAATTCTTTGTCagttgaaaatagaaaaaatgaatCACAAGATTTAAGTTTGGTGGAGCTAGAGTCTTTATGTTTTAATGAGAAGTTGGAACTTATTGCGAAGAAAGAAATACCATCAGCACCTCCATTGCCTGAAAACATGGTATTTGATGAAATGGAAGGAAATGAGAGCTTATCAAGAATTGATCATGAACTGAAGGAAATTTTTGGCCTTTGGTCTGGGCCCTTGGAACCTAGAGCTGAATTGGTGAACTTGTCTTTTCCTGTTGGGGGAGAAGTTATATCAGAGAATGAAAATCGACAATTGGAGGAAGAAAGTATGAGCTCAAAACCTCATTCTGTCACGGAAGTGTTGTCTGAAAGAGATGCGCCTGAGAGCTCCTTAATAAGTTCAGAGCAAGAATTTGAGCTTTCAGTAAATAGAGGTTCTCCAATTTATGTTCACGACGAAGATGAAATGCATTCTGTGGCCGAAGTACCTAAAGAAACTGAGAACATCTCATTGGGAAAAGACCGTAGCTATTGGTCTGGACCTCTAATGATGGAGAACTTGTCTTTGCCGGTTGAGGAAATTCCTGTAGTGACTAATAATCAACAAGTCAATGAAGAAAACCAGACCCCACAGTCTGTCTTGGCTTTGCAATCACCATCTAATGGAGGAGTGGAAGAAAATGGCACAACAGAACAAGAAATGAACTTCCTGCTGAGCCTGGAGTATGCATCTTCTGATGAAGAGGGCAATCCAGAAGCTGAATTACTTGAAGAAACCAAAAACCATAGTGTATCAAGGAAGAGCAATGAAGTGATGGAAATATCGGGCCTTTATTCTGTACCCATTGCAATAGAATCTGCTGATTCATCTTTGTTTGCTGGGGAAATTCTTGTAACAGTTCTCTCAGAGTTTacagaaaacaaagaaagccaGAGTCCACAATCTGTTGTTAATGCAGCAGGACTATCTGAAGTAAAAATATCAGAAAGCGCCCCATTACAATCAGAAGAAAAATTGAATTCACGTAGCATTTGGTCAAGAAGAGGTAAAGCTGCTAGTGTTCCTCTGATTCAAACAGGTGAGAGTAGGAGTGAGATCATCATGGCTGGCATTGATGCTGAAGTTGGAACACATAATCGGGAGAATacagaaaataaatcaatttcaaaGGCTCTTTTCACTGGTTtagatgaggaagaagaaatCTTTACCCCGAATAAGGAGAATTTCACCCCAAACACTCTTTTAGTGAAGTCCTTGAAAAAGAACAGTAGGGTAGAAGAAATTAAGCACTCAAAGGCTCTTTTCACTGGTTcagatgaggaagaagaaatCTTTACCCCGAATAAGGAGAATTTCACCCCAAACACTCTTCTAGTGAATTCCTTGAAAAAGAACAGTAGGGTAGAAGAAATTAAGCACTCAAAGGCTCTTTTCACTGGTTCAGATGAGGAGGAAGAAATCTTTACTCCAGATAAGGAGAACTTCAGCCCAAACACTCTTCTGGTTAAGTCCTTGAAAAAGAAGGTTACAGTAGAAGAAACTAAGCACTATAAGTCATGCAGATCATCCTCGTCAAAGGTTACTTTCAGCCCTGGTATCCATCCAGAAGAAGACACGACTGCCTCTTTAGACAAACAGAACCATACACCAAAAGTTCTCCAAGAACGGAAATCAGCTAGACCAACCTCAAGAAATCGAGTTAGGTTGGAACAAGGGATAAAGAGGAGATCAGATAGGGTTCCCTTTCAATCTTTACTGGGGAAGTCAACAGGCAAAAGCAGATCAGAGGCTTCAGTCCCTGACACTGCAATGGGAAGCTGCAATTCTGTCACCAGTACTCAAACAATGGTGAAGAAGGTCACTAACATCTCTTCT AACAACTCCAATGGAGAGGCTGGGAGAAATTGGAATATGATAGTGGACACTGCTGCTCTTCTGAACAAGGAGTCAAGGAAGACATTGCATCTTTTGCAGGGTCTTAAGGGAACTCATTTGATCATTCCAAGAATGG tcTTAAGGGAATTGGATTGTCTGAAGAGACGTGGCAGTCTGTTCAGAAGAAGAACAGAGGCTTCTTTGGTATTGGAATGGATTGAAGAATGTATGGTGAAAACAAAGTGTTGGATGCATGTGCAGAACTCAATTGAGGAGGCAAGGGCAATTGCTCCTACCCCTCCTGCTACGCCTCAATCTTGTTTTAGCCAGGGCACTATGGGGTTTTCTTGTGGGAAACCAAGCTCGATGCCATTTTCAAACCATTGGAATTTAACAGAAATTGTTTCACCAACAGAAGATGACCACATCCTTGACTGTGCTCTTTTATACAGGAAAATGAAGAATGATGGACGTCTTGTCCTTCTCAGTGATGATGTTACACTGAAAATCAAAGCCATGGCAGAG GGTTTGATCTGTGAGACAGCACAGGAATTCCGTGAGAGTCTGGTGAACCCCTTCTCTGACAGGTTCTTGTGGGCTGATAGCTCTCCCAGAGGGCTTACATGGTCTTACAAAGATGATATAGTTTTAAGGGAGCAGTATTATCGCTGCCCCTTAAAGAAGTCAGCCAAAGGAGAAAGTGCAAAGGGTTTGAAGCTCATTCTGCATCATAATTCTC
- the LOC115963486 gene encoding uncharacterized protein LOC115963486: MKKKYEGSARVKHAQLQALRRDFETLQIKDGEFVTSYCARTMEISNKMRFHGEKMEDVTIVEKILRSLTPMFDYVVCSIEESKDIDAFSLDELHSSLLVHEQKMN; the protein is encoded by the coding sequence atgaagaaaaaatatgaagGCTCTGCTAGAGTGAAGCATGCACAGCTTCAAGCTTTGAGAAGAGATTTTGAGACTCTACAAATAAAGGATGGAGAATTTGTCACCAGCTATTGTGCTAGGACTATGGAGATTAGCAACAAAATGCGCTTTCATGGTGAGAAGATGGAAGATGTCACCATTGTTGAAAAGATATTGCGTTCCCTGACACCAATGTTTGATTATGTAGTGTGTTCCATTGAAGAATCGAAAGACATAGATGCATTTTCTCTTGATGAACTGCATAGCTCCTTGTTGGTGCATGAACAGAAGATGAACTGA
- the LOC115975418 gene encoding FHA domain-containing protein PS1 isoform X2: MADKKEPEMKIPVFTVLKNGAILKNIFIVNTPPSPTSISQDYEETLVVGRHPDCNITLTHPSISRFHLQFHSNPSIQHLSLIDLSSVHGTWVSDKKVEPGVRVELKEGDTVRVGGSSRVYRLHWIPLSCAYDSENPFVPPAFEDKEDENAEDIYQDVKSLSIEERDSLVVEGKEENEYQDENSLSVENRKNESQDLSLVELESLCFNEKLELIAKKEIPSAPPLPENMVFDEMEGNESLSRIDHELKEIFGLWSGPLEPRAELVNLSFPVGGEVISENENRQLEEESMSSKPHSVTEVLSERDAPESSLISSEQEFELSVNRGSPIYVHDEDEMHSVAEVPKETENISLGKDRSYWSGPLMMENLSLPVEEIPVVTNNQQVNEENQTPQSVLALQSPSNGGVEENGTTEQEMNFLLSLEYASSDEEGNPEAELLEETKNHSVSRKSNEVMEISGLYSVPIAIESADSSLFAGEILVTVLSEFTENKESQSPQSVVNAAGLSEVKISESAPLQSEEKLNSRSIWSRRGKAASVPLIQTGESRSEIIMAGIDAEVGTHNRENTENKSISKALFTGLDEEEEIFTPNKENFTPNTLLVKSLKKNSRVEEIKHSKALFTGSDEEEEIFTPNKENFTPNTLLVNSLKKNSRVEEIKHSKALFTGSDEEEEIFTPDKENFSPNTLLVKSLKKKVTVEETKHYKSCRSSSSKVTFSPGIHPEEDTTASLDKQNHTPKVLQERKSARPTSRNRVRLEQGIKRRSDRVPFQSLLGKSTGKSRSEASVPDTAMGSCNSVTSTQTMVKKNNSNGEAGRNWNMIVDTAALLNKESRKTLHLLQGLKGTHLIIPRMVLRELDCLKRRGSLFRRRTEASLVLEWIEECMVKTKCWMHVQNSIEEARAIAPTPPATPQSCFSQGTMGFSCGKPSSMPFSNHWNLTEIVSPTEDDHILDCALLYRKMKNDGRLVLLSDDVTLKIKAMAEGLICETAQEFRESLVNPFSDRFLWADSSPRGLTWSYKDDIVLREQYYRCPLKKSAKGESAKGLKLILHHNSHYGQIYSVR, encoded by the exons ATGGCTGACAAGAAAGAACCAGAAATGAAAATCCCAGTTTTCACAGTTCTTAAAAACGGTGCCATCCTCAAGAACATCTTCATTGTCAACACACCTCCATCACCAACCTCCATTTCCCAAGATTACGAAGAAACCTTAGTTGTTGGACGACACCCAGATTGCAATATCACCTTAACTCACCCCAGCATCAGCAGATTCCACCTCCAATTCCATTCAAACCCTTCAATCCAGCACCTTTCTCTCATTGACTTATCTTCAG TGCATGGGACATGGGTTTCTGACAAGAAGGTGGAGCCAGGTGTGCGCGTGGAGCTCAAGGAAGGTGACACTGTGAGGGTTGGTGGCTCCAGCAGAGTCTATAGGCTGCATTGGATTCCTTTGAGCTGCGCTTATGATTCCGAAAACCCATTTGTGCCACCGGCATTTGAAGACAAAGAAGACGAAAATGCGGAGGACATTTATCAG GATGTTAAATCTTTGTCTATTGAAGAGAGAGATTCATTGGTAGTGGAAGGAAAAGAGGAAAATGAATATCAG GATGAGAATTCTTTGTCagttgaaaatagaaaaaatgaatCACAAGATTTAAGTTTGGTGGAGCTAGAGTCTTTATGTTTTAATGAGAAGTTGGAACTTATTGCGAAGAAAGAAATACCATCAGCACCTCCATTGCCTGAAAACATGGTATTTGATGAAATGGAAGGAAATGAGAGCTTATCAAGAATTGATCATGAACTGAAGGAAATTTTTGGCCTTTGGTCTGGGCCCTTGGAACCTAGAGCTGAATTGGTGAACTTGTCTTTTCCTGTTGGGGGAGAAGTTATATCAGAGAATGAAAATCGACAATTGGAGGAAGAAAGTATGAGCTCAAAACCTCATTCTGTCACGGAAGTGTTGTCTGAAAGAGATGCGCCTGAGAGCTCCTTAATAAGTTCAGAGCAAGAATTTGAGCTTTCAGTAAATAGAGGTTCTCCAATTTATGTTCACGACGAAGATGAAATGCATTCTGTGGCCGAAGTACCTAAAGAAACTGAGAACATCTCATTGGGAAAAGACCGTAGCTATTGGTCTGGACCTCTAATGATGGAGAACTTGTCTTTGCCGGTTGAGGAAATTCCTGTAGTGACTAATAATCAACAAGTCAATGAAGAAAACCAGACCCCACAGTCTGTCTTGGCTTTGCAATCACCATCTAATGGAGGAGTGGAAGAAAATGGCACAACAGAACAAGAAATGAACTTCCTGCTGAGCCTGGAGTATGCATCTTCTGATGAAGAGGGCAATCCAGAAGCTGAATTACTTGAAGAAACCAAAAACCATAGTGTATCAAGGAAGAGCAATGAAGTGATGGAAATATCGGGCCTTTATTCTGTACCCATTGCAATAGAATCTGCTGATTCATCTTTGTTTGCTGGGGAAATTCTTGTAACAGTTCTCTCAGAGTTTacagaaaacaaagaaagccaGAGTCCACAATCTGTTGTTAATGCAGCAGGACTATCTGAAGTAAAAATATCAGAAAGCGCCCCATTACAATCAGAAGAAAAATTGAATTCACGTAGCATTTGGTCAAGAAGAGGTAAAGCTGCTAGTGTTCCTCTGATTCAAACAGGTGAGAGTAGGAGTGAGATCATCATGGCTGGCATTGATGCTGAAGTTGGAACACATAATCGGGAGAATacagaaaataaatcaatttcaaaGGCTCTTTTCACTGGTTtagatgaggaagaagaaatCTTTACCCCGAATAAGGAGAATTTCACCCCAAACACTCTTTTAGTGAAGTCCTTGAAAAAGAACAGTAGGGTAGAAGAAATTAAGCACTCAAAGGCTCTTTTCACTGGTTcagatgaggaagaagaaatCTTTACCCCGAATAAGGAGAATTTCACCCCAAACACTCTTCTAGTGAATTCCTTGAAAAAGAACAGTAGGGTAGAAGAAATTAAGCACTCAAAGGCTCTTTTCACTGGTTCAGATGAGGAGGAAGAAATCTTTACTCCAGATAAGGAGAACTTCAGCCCAAACACTCTTCTGGTTAAGTCCTTGAAAAAGAAGGTTACAGTAGAAGAAACTAAGCACTATAAGTCATGCAGATCATCCTCGTCAAAGGTTACTTTCAGCCCTGGTATCCATCCAGAAGAAGACACGACTGCCTCTTTAGACAAACAGAACCATACACCAAAAGTTCTCCAAGAACGGAAATCAGCTAGACCAACCTCAAGAAATCGAGTTAGGTTGGAACAAGGGATAAAGAGGAGATCAGATAGGGTTCCCTTTCAATCTTTACTGGGGAAGTCAACAGGCAAAAGCAGATCAGAGGCTTCAGTCCCTGACACTGCAATGGGAAGCTGCAATTCTGTCACCAGTACTCAAACAATGGTGAAGAAG AACAACTCCAATGGAGAGGCTGGGAGAAATTGGAATATGATAGTGGACACTGCTGCTCTTCTGAACAAGGAGTCAAGGAAGACATTGCATCTTTTGCAGGGTCTTAAGGGAACTCATTTGATCATTCCAAGAATGG tcTTAAGGGAATTGGATTGTCTGAAGAGACGTGGCAGTCTGTTCAGAAGAAGAACAGAGGCTTCTTTGGTATTGGAATGGATTGAAGAATGTATGGTGAAAACAAAGTGTTGGATGCATGTGCAGAACTCAATTGAGGAGGCAAGGGCAATTGCTCCTACCCCTCCTGCTACGCCTCAATCTTGTTTTAGCCAGGGCACTATGGGGTTTTCTTGTGGGAAACCAAGCTCGATGCCATTTTCAAACCATTGGAATTTAACAGAAATTGTTTCACCAACAGAAGATGACCACATCCTTGACTGTGCTCTTTTATACAGGAAAATGAAGAATGATGGACGTCTTGTCCTTCTCAGTGATGATGTTACACTGAAAATCAAAGCCATGGCAGAG GGTTTGATCTGTGAGACAGCACAGGAATTCCGTGAGAGTCTGGTGAACCCCTTCTCTGACAGGTTCTTGTGGGCTGATAGCTCTCCCAGAGGGCTTACATGGTCTTACAAAGATGATATAGTTTTAAGGGAGCAGTATTATCGCTGCCCCTTAAAGAAGTCAGCCAAAGGAGAAAGTGCAAAGGGTTTGAAGCTCATTCTGCATCATAATTCTC
- the LOC115975418 gene encoding FHA domain-containing protein PS1 isoform X1 — MADKKEPEMKIPVFTVLKNGAILKNIFIVNTPPSPTSISQDYEETLVVGRHPDCNITLTHPSISRFHLQFHSNPSIQHLSLIDLSSVHGTWVSDKKVEPGVRVELKEGDTVRVGGSSRVYRLHWIPLSCAYDSENPFVPPAFEDKEDENAEDIYQDVKSLSIEERDSLVVEGKEENEYQDENSLSVENRKNESQDLSLVELESLCFNEKLELIAKKEIPSAPPLPENMVFDEMEGNESLSRIDHELKEIFGLWSGPLEPRAELVNLSFPVGGEVISENENRQLEEESMSSKPHSVTEVLSERDAPESSLISSEQEFELSVNRGSPIYVHDEDEMHSVAEVPKETENISLGKDRSYWSGPLMMENLSLPVEEIPVVTNNQQVNEENQTPQSVLALQSPSNGGVEENGTTEQEMNFLLSLEYASSDEEGNPEAELLEETKNHSVSRKSNEVMEISGLYSVPIAIESADSSLFAGEILVTVLSEFTENKESQSPQSVVNAAGLSEVKISESAPLQSEEKLNSRSIWSRRGKAASVPLIQTGESRSEIIMAGIDAEVGTHNRENTENKSISKALFTGLDEEEEIFTPNKENFTPNTLLVKSLKKNSRVEEIKHSKALFTGSDEEEEIFTPNKENFTPNTLLVNSLKKNSRVEEIKHSKALFTGSDEEEEIFTPDKENFSPNTLLVKSLKKKVTVEETKHYKSCRSSSSKVTFSPGIHPEEDTTASLDKQNHTPKVLQERKSARPTSRNRVRLEQGIKRRSDRVPFQSLLGKSTGKSRSEASVPDTAMGSCNSVTSTQTMVKKVTNISSNNSNGEAGRNWNMIVDTAALLNKESRKTLHLLQGLKGTHLIIPRMVLRELDCLKRRGSLFRRRTEASLVLEWIEECMVKTKCWMHVQNSIEEARAIAPTPPATPQSCFSQGTMGFSCGKPSSMPFSNHWNLTEIVSPTEDDHILDCALLYRKMKNDGRLVLLSDDVTLKIKAMAEGLICETAQEFRESLVNPFSDRFLWADSSPRGLTWSYKDDIVLREQYYRCPLKKSAKGESAKGLKLILHHNSHYGQIYSVR; from the exons ATGGCTGACAAGAAAGAACCAGAAATGAAAATCCCAGTTTTCACAGTTCTTAAAAACGGTGCCATCCTCAAGAACATCTTCATTGTCAACACACCTCCATCACCAACCTCCATTTCCCAAGATTACGAAGAAACCTTAGTTGTTGGACGACACCCAGATTGCAATATCACCTTAACTCACCCCAGCATCAGCAGATTCCACCTCCAATTCCATTCAAACCCTTCAATCCAGCACCTTTCTCTCATTGACTTATCTTCAG TGCATGGGACATGGGTTTCTGACAAGAAGGTGGAGCCAGGTGTGCGCGTGGAGCTCAAGGAAGGTGACACTGTGAGGGTTGGTGGCTCCAGCAGAGTCTATAGGCTGCATTGGATTCCTTTGAGCTGCGCTTATGATTCCGAAAACCCATTTGTGCCACCGGCATTTGAAGACAAAGAAGACGAAAATGCGGAGGACATTTATCAG GATGTTAAATCTTTGTCTATTGAAGAGAGAGATTCATTGGTAGTGGAAGGAAAAGAGGAAAATGAATATCAG GATGAGAATTCTTTGTCagttgaaaatagaaaaaatgaatCACAAGATTTAAGTTTGGTGGAGCTAGAGTCTTTATGTTTTAATGAGAAGTTGGAACTTATTGCGAAGAAAGAAATACCATCAGCACCTCCATTGCCTGAAAACATGGTATTTGATGAAATGGAAGGAAATGAGAGCTTATCAAGAATTGATCATGAACTGAAGGAAATTTTTGGCCTTTGGTCTGGGCCCTTGGAACCTAGAGCTGAATTGGTGAACTTGTCTTTTCCTGTTGGGGGAGAAGTTATATCAGAGAATGAAAATCGACAATTGGAGGAAGAAAGTATGAGCTCAAAACCTCATTCTGTCACGGAAGTGTTGTCTGAAAGAGATGCGCCTGAGAGCTCCTTAATAAGTTCAGAGCAAGAATTTGAGCTTTCAGTAAATAGAGGTTCTCCAATTTATGTTCACGACGAAGATGAAATGCATTCTGTGGCCGAAGTACCTAAAGAAACTGAGAACATCTCATTGGGAAAAGACCGTAGCTATTGGTCTGGACCTCTAATGATGGAGAACTTGTCTTTGCCGGTTGAGGAAATTCCTGTAGTGACTAATAATCAACAAGTCAATGAAGAAAACCAGACCCCACAGTCTGTCTTGGCTTTGCAATCACCATCTAATGGAGGAGTGGAAGAAAATGGCACAACAGAACAAGAAATGAACTTCCTGCTGAGCCTGGAGTATGCATCTTCTGATGAAGAGGGCAATCCAGAAGCTGAATTACTTGAAGAAACCAAAAACCATAGTGTATCAAGGAAGAGCAATGAAGTGATGGAAATATCGGGCCTTTATTCTGTACCCATTGCAATAGAATCTGCTGATTCATCTTTGTTTGCTGGGGAAATTCTTGTAACAGTTCTCTCAGAGTTTacagaaaacaaagaaagccaGAGTCCACAATCTGTTGTTAATGCAGCAGGACTATCTGAAGTAAAAATATCAGAAAGCGCCCCATTACAATCAGAAGAAAAATTGAATTCACGTAGCATTTGGTCAAGAAGAGGTAAAGCTGCTAGTGTTCCTCTGATTCAAACAGGTGAGAGTAGGAGTGAGATCATCATGGCTGGCATTGATGCTGAAGTTGGAACACATAATCGGGAGAATacagaaaataaatcaatttcaaaGGCTCTTTTCACTGGTTtagatgaggaagaagaaatCTTTACCCCGAATAAGGAGAATTTCACCCCAAACACTCTTTTAGTGAAGTCCTTGAAAAAGAACAGTAGGGTAGAAGAAATTAAGCACTCAAAGGCTCTTTTCACTGGTTcagatgaggaagaagaaatCTTTACCCCGAATAAGGAGAATTTCACCCCAAACACTCTTCTAGTGAATTCCTTGAAAAAGAACAGTAGGGTAGAAGAAATTAAGCACTCAAAGGCTCTTTTCACTGGTTCAGATGAGGAGGAAGAAATCTTTACTCCAGATAAGGAGAACTTCAGCCCAAACACTCTTCTGGTTAAGTCCTTGAAAAAGAAGGTTACAGTAGAAGAAACTAAGCACTATAAGTCATGCAGATCATCCTCGTCAAAGGTTACTTTCAGCCCTGGTATCCATCCAGAAGAAGACACGACTGCCTCTTTAGACAAACAGAACCATACACCAAAAGTTCTCCAAGAACGGAAATCAGCTAGACCAACCTCAAGAAATCGAGTTAGGTTGGAACAAGGGATAAAGAGGAGATCAGATAGGGTTCCCTTTCAATCTTTACTGGGGAAGTCAACAGGCAAAAGCAGATCAGAGGCTTCAGTCCCTGACACTGCAATGGGAAGCTGCAATTCTGTCACCAGTACTCAAACAATGGTGAAGAAGGTCACTAACATCTCTTCT AACAACTCCAATGGAGAGGCTGGGAGAAATTGGAATATGATAGTGGACACTGCTGCTCTTCTGAACAAGGAGTCAAGGAAGACATTGCATCTTTTGCAGGGTCTTAAGGGAACTCATTTGATCATTCCAAGAATGG tcTTAAGGGAATTGGATTGTCTGAAGAGACGTGGCAGTCTGTTCAGAAGAAGAACAGAGGCTTCTTTGGTATTGGAATGGATTGAAGAATGTATGGTGAAAACAAAGTGTTGGATGCATGTGCAGAACTCAATTGAGGAGGCAAGGGCAATTGCTCCTACCCCTCCTGCTACGCCTCAATCTTGTTTTAGCCAGGGCACTATGGGGTTTTCTTGTGGGAAACCAAGCTCGATGCCATTTTCAAACCATTGGAATTTAACAGAAATTGTTTCACCAACAGAAGATGACCACATCCTTGACTGTGCTCTTTTATACAGGAAAATGAAGAATGATGGACGTCTTGTCCTTCTCAGTGATGATGTTACACTGAAAATCAAAGCCATGGCAGAG GGTTTGATCTGTGAGACAGCACAGGAATTCCGTGAGAGTCTGGTGAACCCCTTCTCTGACAGGTTCTTGTGGGCTGATAGCTCTCCCAGAGGGCTTACATGGTCTTACAAAGATGATATAGTTTTAAGGGAGCAGTATTATCGCTGCCCCTTAAAGAAGTCAGCCAAAGGAGAAAGTGCAAAGGGTTTGAAGCTCATTCTGCATCATAATTCTC